A window of the Deltaproteobacteria bacterium genome harbors these coding sequences:
- a CDS encoding outer membrane lipoprotein carrier protein LolA, whose translation MILWSAERKHCVMIGAGAVGLLFFLLFLASSTPCLGDPDPGKERLEAVLTGIKGNYAALPGLTVPYERDVVTRSMAILDENIKSDVASGLIHFKPPHFLRIEQRTPRTELVISDGQVLWWYIPEKKEAYRYSTRKMGKELKLLSDVFQGLKEVEDGFQVELTDPGECGPYHLKLIPQPPWTDIDFILLDISREDYTIQSFKIHNYLGGFTRFTLGDPTIRKGFEKGFFAFVPPEGVRIIKEED comes from the coding sequence ATGATATTGTGGTCGGCAGAGAGAAAGCACTGTGTGATGATAGGCGCAGGAGCCGTGGGCTTACTCTTCTTTCTACTCTTCCTTGCCTCGTCCACTCCCTGCCTAGGCGATCCCGATCCAGGCAAGGAGCGATTGGAGGCCGTCTTGACCGGAATCAAGGGGAACTACGCAGCCCTTCCTGGACTCACCGTTCCCTACGAGCGGGATGTAGTGACCCGTTCCATGGCCATACTGGACGAGAACATCAAGAGTGACGTGGCCTCGGGACTGATTCATTTCAAGCCGCCCCATTTCCTGAGGATCGAACAGAGGACGCCTAGAACCGAACTGGTGATCTCAGACGGTCAGGTCCTCTGGTGGTATATTCCGGAAAAAAAGGAGGCCTACCGGTACTCGACCCGGAAGATGGGCAAAGAATTAAAACTCCTGAGCGACGTCTTTCAAGGCCTCAAAGAAGTGGAGGATGGATTCCAAGTGGAATTGACCGATCCCGGCGAATGCGGACCCTATCACCTCAAGCTGATCCCCCAGCCCCCCTGGACGGACATCGATTTCATACTCCTTGACATATCCCGGGAGGACTATACCATCCAGAGCTTCAAGATCCACAACTACCTGGGGGGATTTACACGCTTCACCCTCGGTGATCCGACCATCAGGAAAGGATTCGAAAAGGGCTTCTTCGCCTTTGTTCCGCCTGAAGGCGTCCGGATCATCAAGGAAGAGGACT